TTTCGCGCAGCACCTTTCTCAACTGGCAGGCGTCGGGCAAGCTGGCGGAGCATGGGGTGCATCCCATCCAGACGCTGGGTGGCCAGTACCGGTACCGGCGCGAGGAAATCGAGGAGCTGTTGCGTGCCCTGACCAGCAACGGCGGTCAGCATGCGAGGCGGGCCGGCACGAACGGGACCAGCGAGGGCGACCCGGACGTCGGGAACGGCGCTTCCGCGGGCGCCTAGCGCTGGGGCCGTAACGACGTTGCATCGGGGGCTACGTGTCGAATCGTGGCGAAACGTGTCGGCCATCACAGGACATCACGGGGGAGTCCCCGAGATCTGGGTGGAGGAGGAGGTCCGGAGTTGAGTACGGCGCGTTGGCACTACACGCGCAAGCTGGCGGCGATCCTCACGGTGCTGGGCATGGTCCTGGCCCTGTTCCCGGTCGCCGCCTTCGCTCAGTTCAAGGATGTCGGCGGCACGCTGGCTGACGAGATCAAGAAGGCGTACGAGGCCGGTCTTGTCAGCGGCTATTCGGACGGCACGTTCCGGCCGAACGAGAACGTGTCGCGGGCGGCCTTTGCGAAGATGATCGTCCTGGCCGTGGAACAGGCCACGGGGGAGGAGCTCGAGACGGGCAGCGAGCCCTTCTCGGACGTGCGGCCCGGCCAGGCGCTGTACGAGTACGTCGTCAAGGCGTACCAGGCAGGCTACATCAAGGGCTATCCGGACGGCACCTTCGGCTACAACAAGGCCATCAGCCGCATGGAGGCGGCGGCCATCCTCCAGCGGGCGCTGAACCTGCCGCTGAAGGCCGAGAACTTCAAGGACGTGCCTGACAACAGCGCCTTCGCGAAGCAGATCGGCGCCGTGGCGGCCGCGGGCATCATGGTCGGCTACGGCGACAACTTCAAGCCGGCGGAGAATCTGTCCCGTGGCCAGGCGGCGGCCGTTGCCTATCGCGCCTTGGAGTACCTGGTCAGCCAGCAGCCCGAGGAAGAGCCGTATGAGGTCGTGGCCGTCGAGCAGGCCAGCGACAGCTCCCTGCGGGTGAAGTTCAACAAGGCCGTCGAGGACACCAGCGCTGTCCAGTTCGACGTCAAGCGTGACGGCCAGGCGGTTCAGGTCACGCCCGAGTGGGCCCAGGACAAGACCTCGGTTGAGCTGAAGGTCCAGGCTAAGCTGCAGCCCGGCACTTACACGGTAACGGTTACCGGCCCGAACTTTGCCGCGGGCAAGAACAGCGGCTCCGTGACCATCGAAGGCTATCGGGTCGTTTCGGTCACGCCGGTCAGCCCGAATGCTCTGCGGGTGACATTCAACAAGGCCATTGCCGACACGAGCGCCGTTAAGTTCGACGTCAAGCGGGACGGCTTGGCCGTGACGCTGACGCCTGCCTGGGCCGATGACAAGAAGTCGGTCGACCTCAAGTCTGCTGCGAAGCTCGCGGCTGGCACCTACACGGTGACGGTTACGGGTCCGGACTTTGAGGCGGGCAAGAACACCGGTAGCGTTGCAGTTGAGGATGAGAAGGTCGCCAGGATCGAGCTGGTTGGCGACAAGCTGATCCTGGATGCCACCAATAAGAAGGTGGCGCGGATCTCCTACAAGGCCTTCAACCAATATGGCCAGGAGGTCACCGGGACCGCGCTGACCAAGAACATTACGTGGGCGGCGAACGTCGGCGTCGCTAAGGACGACGAGAACGACGGTGTCATCACTGTAAGCAACACGTCCGACTGGCAGGTGGGTGCCACGGTCGTACTCACCGGTGTTGACCCGGCGACTGGGGTCTCCACGAGCAAGACCCTGACGGTAGCGCAGTCGGGTGTGCTGAGCAGCTTCTCGTTCGGGAACATCAT
The sequence above is drawn from the Thermaerobacter sp. FW80 genome and encodes:
- a CDS encoding helix-turn-helix domain-containing protein, whose translation is MGEYLTSSQAARLLGVSRSTFLNWQASGKLAEHGVHPIQTLGGQYRYRREEIEELLRALTSNGGQHARRAGTNGTSEGDPDVGNGASAGA